In Ruania alkalisoli, the DNA window GCCGCCCATCTCGCCGCGGTTGCCGAGTACGGTGCAGCGCACGCGGCGCGGCAAGACGCTGCGCGTGCGCTGGCCCGGTGGGACGAGGACACGCAGGCCCGGGAGGCAGAGCTGGAGCGGCTGCAGCGCGCGCTCGAACGTATCGACGCCCTCGAACCCCGAGCGGGCGAGGACGTGGAACTGCGTGCGGAAGCTGAGCGCCTGGGCAACGTCGAGGATCTTCGCACGGCCGCCCAGCATGCCCACGATGCGATCGGGGGAGCAGAGGATCTGGACGCACCCGAAGGAGCGGTCGCTCTCGTCGACCAAGCGCGCCGGTCTCTGGCGGGTGCGGCCGCCTACGATGCCACACTGCAGGAGTGGAGCAGCCGGCTCGACGCCGTCAGTTATCAGCTGTCCGACACGCTCACCGAGATCGGAAGCTATGTCACCGGTCTGGAGGCCGATCCGCAGCGACTGGACCAGGTGCACCAGCGCCGTGCCGATCTCAGTGACCTTGCACGCGCATACACCGACGGTGGCACGCTCGCCGAACTCCTCGACTTCGCGGCTGCTGCGCGCGAGCGGGTGGGTGCGCTCACGGCGCCAGGGGCCGGCCGGGAAGCCCTCGCGGCCGAGCTCGACCGGCACACCGCGGCCGAGCGAGAAGCGGCCGCTGCCCTCACCGCCAGCCGGATCCGTGCGGCGGAGATGATGGCAGCCGCAGTCGACGCCGAACTGGCCGGCCTCGCCATGTCCGGCGCGCAGATGACGGTCGAGCTCACCCCACGGGACGACTTGGGTCCGTGGGGTGCCGAAGACGTCGAGCTCCTGCTGACGGCGCACCCCGGTGCCCCGGCACGCCCGCTCGGCAAGGGAGCCTCCGGTGGTGAGCTCTCTCGTGTCATGCTTGCCATCGAAGTAGCGATGGCGCGAGCACAGGCCGAGGCAGGCGAGAGGACCCTGCCGACTTTCGTCTTCGATGAGGTCGACGCCGGGGTCGGGGGCCAGGCCGCCGTCGAAGTCGGACGTCGCCTCGCCGAGCTCGCCCGGCACACGCAGGTGATCGTCGTCACGCACCTGGCGCAGGTCGCCGCGTTCGCCGACCGGCACCTCGTCGTCATGAAGACCTCGGGCACGGGCCAAGATGCCGTGACCAACAGTGACATCCGAGTGGTCGAGGGCACCGACCGGGAGGCCGAACTGGCCCGCATGCTCTCCGGAGACGCCACCTCTGCCGCGGCGCTCCAGCATGCCGCTGAGCTTCTCGAACGCCCCGTCATGGGACCATAGCGGTGATGATCTCCCTGCTACGTCGCCGAGCCAGGGACGAGGATGACGCCGATGAGACCCTCGCCCCCGTTCGAGTCGACCCTCGGACGAAGTCGCTGACCAAGCGTCTCCGGCCAGAGGAGGTCGCCGTCATCGACCACCTCGACCTGGACCGTGTCTCGGCTGAGGCCCTCGTGGCGTGCCGACCCGCTGCGGTGCTGAATGCCGCACCCTCCATCTCCGGCCGCTACCCCAACCTGGGGCCGCAGATCGTCATCGACGCCGGTATCCCGCTCATCGACGATCTCGGGCCCGACATCATGACCCTGCGCGAGGGGGCACGGGTGCGGATCGTCGAGGGCGCGGTCGTCGCCGCCGACGGCACGATCATCGCCGAAGGCACTGTCCAGACTGGCGAGTCCGTCGAGACGGCCATGGAAGAGGCCAAGGCCGGCCTGTCAGTGCAGCTCGAAGCCTTCGCCGCCAACACGATGGACTACATGCGGCGCGAACGCGAGCTGCTGCTCGACGGCGTCGGTGTGCCGACGGTACGAACCGACTTCGATGGCCGGCATGTGTTGATCGTCGTGCGTGGCTACTCCTACCGGGAGGACCTCGCGATGCTGCGTTCCTACGTCCGTGAGTACCGTCCGCTCCTGGTCGGCGTCGACGGTGGAGCGGACGCGATCCTGGAGGAGGGACTGCGTCCAGACATGATCGTCGGGGACATGGACTCCGTATCCGACAAAGCGCTGCGCAGCGGAGCCGAGATCGTAGTTCACGCGTACCGGGACGGACGCGCCCCCGGGCTGGAACGTGTGAAGGACCTCGGAGTGCGGCACGTGACCTTCCCGGCCACCGGTACGAGCGAGGACGTCGCCATGTTGCTCGCGGACGAGAAGGGGGCCTCTCTGATCGTCGCAGTCGGCACGCACGAGACGTTGGTGGAGTTCCTCGATAAGGGCCGCGCCGGCATGGCGAGTACCTTTCTGACCCGGCTGCGGGTGGGGGGCAAGCTCATCGACGCCAAGGGTGTTTCCCGCCTGTACCGGCACCGGATCTCCAACTGGCAGGTCACCGCGCTGATCCTTGCCGGCCTCGCGGCCCTCACGGCGGCTGCGGCCGCGACACCGGCGGGCCAGGCGTTCTTCGGGATCCTGCTTGCCCGCTTCGACGACTTCTGGTCCTGGATACGGGACCTGTTCACGGGGCTCTTCTAGCGGTGCGTGGCTTCCGACACGCACCGCTAGGGCCCGCAACGAGAAAGACAACCCAGTGATCGACTTCCGCTACCACATCGTGTCACTCATCTCGGTGTTCCTCGCGCTCGCCGTGGGCATCGTGCTGGGCGCTGGACCGCTCCGCGACTACATCGCTGACGAGCTCTCCGGGCAGGTCGAGCAGTTGCGCGCCGAGAAGGACGCGCTGCGGGAGGATCTCGACGTCGCCGAGGCGGCACTTCAGGGCCGGAGCACCTTCCTCACCGAGGCTGCACCGCAACTCTACGACGGCGTCCTGGAGGGACGTACGGTTGCGATCGTGACACTGCCGGAGACCGATTCGGCCGTCGCCGAGGCCGTTGAGGCCCGCCTGGTGCAGGCCGGCGCCGCCATCTCCGGCAGGGTAGCGGTGGCACCCGGATGGACCGATCCCGCCGAGACGGCGTTCCGAGCCGGGATCGCAGAGAATCTGGTCGCTCAGCTCAATCCGGCCCCCGACGCTTCCACCCCTGCTGATCACGTGCTCGCGCAAGCGCTCGGGCAGTCGTTGACGTTGCGAGACCCCGGCGCCCCCCAGCGGCGTTCAGCCGAGGCGGACGACATCCTGGAGATCCTGCGCACCTCCGAGTTGGTCACAGAGTCCAGCACCGTCGAGGGTCCTGCCTATGCCACCGTGGTGGTCGGCCCCAACGACCACCACGACGAACCGCTCACCGACGCCGAGCTCACCGAGGCAGAGACGACCAACGAGGCTTACCTCGTCCTCGCCGCAGGGATCGCTGAGACCGGTGAGGGTTCGGTACTGGCCGGCGTCGACGGTGGCGCGGGGACGCTGCTGGCCGCCTTGCGCTCCGGTTCGGACACCGACGATGTCGCCATCACCAGCGTCGACTCCGTCGGTACCA includes these proteins:
- the recN gene encoding DNA repair protein RecN, coding for MIEEIQIRDLGVIESARIELDRGLTVITGETGAGKTMVLTGLGLLLGGKADLGAVRPGADSAVVEGRLVPPPGHRALDVAVDAGALLDDDALLVARTVSTSRSRAHVGGRSVPQGLLGEIGAELVTVHGQSEQLRLRAPAQQRQALDSFAGAAHLAAVAEYGAAHAARQDAARALARWDEDTQAREAELERLQRALERIDALEPRAGEDVELRAEAERLGNVEDLRTAAQHAHDAIGGAEDLDAPEGAVALVDQARRSLAGAAAYDATLQEWSSRLDAVSYQLSDTLTEIGSYVTGLEADPQRLDQVHQRRADLSDLARAYTDGGTLAELLDFAAAARERVGALTAPGAGREALAAELDRHTAAEREAAAALTASRIRAAEMMAAAVDAELAGLAMSGAQMTVELTPRDDLGPWGAEDVELLLTAHPGAPARPLGKGASGGELSRVMLAIEVAMARAQAEAGERTLPTFVFDEVDAGVGGQAAVEVGRRLAELARHTQVIVVTHLAQVAAFADRHLVVMKTSGTGQDAVTNSDIRVVEGTDREAELARMLSGDATSAAALQHAAELLERPVMGP
- the steA gene encoding putative cytokinetic ring protein SteA, translated to MISLLRRRARDEDDADETLAPVRVDPRTKSLTKRLRPEEVAVIDHLDLDRVSAEALVACRPAAVLNAAPSISGRYPNLGPQIVIDAGIPLIDDLGPDIMTLREGARVRIVEGAVVAADGTIIAEGTVQTGESVETAMEEAKAGLSVQLEAFAANTMDYMRRERELLLDGVGVPTVRTDFDGRHVLIVVRGYSYREDLAMLRSYVREYRPLLVGVDGGADAILEEGLRPDMIVGDMDSVSDKALRSGAEIVVHAYRDGRAPGLERVKDLGVRHVTFPATGTSEDVAMLLADEKGASLIVAVGTHETLVEFLDKGRAGMASTFLTRLRVGGKLIDAKGVSRLYRHRISNWQVTALILAGLAALTAAAAATPAGQAFFGILLARFDDFWSWIRDLFTGLF
- a CDS encoding copper transporter, encoding MIDFRYHIVSLISVFLALAVGIVLGAGPLRDYIADELSGQVEQLRAEKDALREDLDVAEAALQGRSTFLTEAAPQLYDGVLEGRTVAIVTLPETDSAVAEAVEARLVQAGAAISGRVAVAPGWTDPAETAFRAGIAENLVAQLNPAPDASTPADHVLAQALGQSLTLRDPGAPQRRSAEADDILEILRTSELVTESSTVEGPAYATVVVGPNDHHDEPLTDAELTEAETTNEAYLVLAAGIAETGEGSVLAGVDGGAGTLLAALRSGSDTDDVAITSVDSVGTITGQVTVPLALAATIAGEGAQFGLEESADLVLPEPVTLDLPDPAAFAPGPVGADDQSTDDADDDQTDDTDDDQSADAEQSADADQADG